One window of the Triticum dicoccoides isolate Atlit2015 ecotype Zavitan chromosome 3B, WEW_v2.0, whole genome shotgun sequence genome contains the following:
- the LOC119279004 gene encoding pectin acetylesterase 5-like isoform X5: MAPSNLPAALLLLLLLASSGPLRPTLSGAAPLEPVEVSLVAGAQEKGAVCLDGTPPGYHLQRGSGDGSGSWLVHLEGGGWCSTLKDCSGRRMSVLGSSKFMKPLQFAGHGIFDSDEIYNPDFYNWNKVYVRYCDGASFAGDAEGQAQDGTTVYFRGLRIYEAVIGELMEKGLANATQVLFTGCSAGGLATILHCDDFSARFPQQVSVKCFADAGFFLDVRKDISGERSFWSFYNRVVQLQNVRQVLHKDCLANKDPTECFFPTELIKSIRTPMFILNSAYDSWQIQNVLLPTSSSPEKTWLSCKDNIRNCNSTQIKVLDEIRNTMINDLKVINDKADWGMFIDSCFTHCQTLFRVSWSSPTSPRLGNKNIAKVVGDWYFGRSQGVKEIDCEYPCNPTCNSLPPP, from the exons ATGGCGCCAAGCAACTTACCAGCGgccctgctcctgctcctgctgctGGCCTCTTCCGGCCCTCTCCGTCCTACGCTATCCGGCGCAGCGCCTCTGGAGCCCGTCGAGGTCAGCCTCGTCGCCGGCGCACAGGAAAAGGGAGCAGTCTGCTTGGACGGGACCCCGCCGGGGTACCACCTGCAGAGAGGCTCCGGTGATGGATCCGGCAGCTGGCTCGTCCATCTAGAG GGAGGAGGCTGGTGCAGCACACTCAAGGATTGTTCTGGTCGCAGAATGTCTGTTCTTGGTTCATCAAAATTCATGAAACCACTACAGTTCGCCGGTCATGGGATTTTTGACAGTGACGAGATATATAATCCTG ATTTCTACAACTGGAACAAAGTCTATGTGCGGTATTGCGATGGGGCGTCATTTGCTGGGGATGCTGAAGGTCAAGCGCAG GATGGAACCACAGTTTACTTCAGAGGGTTACGCATCTATGAAGCAGTTATTGGCGAACTCATGGAAAAAGGACTCGCCAATGCTACACAG GTGCTCTTTACAGGTTGTTCTGCCGGAGGTCTAGCGACGATACTGCATTGCGATGATTTTAGTGCACGGTTTCCGCAGCAGGTTTCAGTTAAATGCTTTGCGGATGCTGGGTTTTTTCTTGACGT CAGAAAGGATATATCTGGAGAAAGGTCCTTTTGGTCTTTCTATAACCGAGTTGTACAGCTCCAG AATGTTAGACAAGTGTTGCACAAGGACTGCCTTGCCAACAAGGACCCAACCGAG TGTTTCTTCCCCACAGAGCTTATTAAGAGCATCCGCACCCCCATGTTTATTCTCAACTCTGCGTACGATTCATGGCAG ATACAGAATGTTCTCCTACCGACTTCATCTTCCCCTGAAAAGACATGGTTGAGTTGCAAGGACAATATCAGAAACTGCAATTCAACCCAAATTAAAGTTCTTGATG AAATCAGGAacacaatgatcaatgatttgaagGTCATCAATGATAAGGCAGACTGGGGCATGTTCATTGATTCATGCTTCACTCACTGCCAAACGCTCTTTCGCGTCTCTTGGAGTTCACCAACATCCCCACGGCTGGGAAATAAG AATATTGCAAAGGTTGTTGGAGATTGGTACTTTGGAAGGAGCCAAGGAGTGAAAGAGATTGACTGCGAGTATCCGTGCAATCCAACGTGCAATAGTCTACCGCCACCATGa
- the LOC119279004 gene encoding pectin acetylesterase 5-like isoform X4, producing MAPSNLPAALLLLLLLASSGPLRPTLSGAAPLEPVEVSLVAGAQEKGAVCLDGTPPGYHLQRGSGDGSGSWLVHLEGGGWCSTLKDCSGRRMSVLGSSKFMKPLQFAGHGIFDSDEIYNPDFYNWNKVYVRYCDGASFAGDAEGQAQFTSEGYASMKQLLANSWKKDSPMLHRSYFTYQSSQNTKNHFDKNILRDKGCSAGGLATILHCDDFSARFPQQVSVKCFADAGFFLDVKDISGERSFWSFYNRVVQLQTSVAQGLPCQQGPNRELIKSIRTPMFILNSAYDSWQIQNVLLPTSSSPEKTWLSCKDNIRNCNSTQIKVLDEIRNTMINDLKVINDKADWGMFIDSCFTHCQTLFRVSWSSPTSPRLGNKNIAKVVGDWYFGRSQGVKEIDCEYPCNPTCNSLPPP from the exons ATGGCGCCAAGCAACTTACCAGCGgccctgctcctgctcctgctgctGGCCTCTTCCGGCCCTCTCCGTCCTACGCTATCCGGCGCAGCGCCTCTGGAGCCCGTCGAGGTCAGCCTCGTCGCCGGCGCACAGGAAAAGGGAGCAGTCTGCTTGGACGGGACCCCGCCGGGGTACCACCTGCAGAGAGGCTCCGGTGATGGATCCGGCAGCTGGCTCGTCCATCTAGAG GGAGGAGGCTGGTGCAGCACACTCAAGGATTGTTCTGGTCGCAGAATGTCTGTTCTTGGTTCATCAAAATTCATGAAACCACTACAGTTCGCCGGTCATGGGATTTTTGACAGTGACGAGATATATAATCCTG ATTTCTACAACTGGAACAAAGTCTATGTGCGGTATTGCGATGGGGCGTCATTTGCTGGGGATGCTGAAGGTCAAGCGCAG TTTACTTCAGAGGGTTACGCATCTATGAAGCAGTTATTGGCGAACTCATGGAAAAAGGACTCGCCAATGCTACACAGGTCGTACTTCACTTACCAAAGTTCACAGAATACCAAGAACCATTTTGACAAAAATATTCTGCGTGACAAGG GTTGTTCTGCCGGAGGTCTAGCGACGATACTGCATTGCGATGATTTTAGTGCACGGTTTCCGCAGCAGGTTTCAGTTAAATGCTTTGCGGATGCTGGGTTTTTTCTTGACGT AAAGGATATATCTGGAGAAAGGTCCTTTTGGTCTTTCTATAACCGAGTTGTACAGCTCCAG ACAAGTGTTGCACAAGGACTGCCTTGCCAACAAGGACCCAACCGAG AGCTTATTAAGAGCATCCGCACCCCCATGTTTATTCTCAACTCTGCGTACGATTCATGGCAG ATACAGAATGTTCTCCTACCGACTTCATCTTCCCCTGAAAAGACATGGTTGAGTTGCAAGGACAATATCAGAAACTGCAATTCAACCCAAATTAAAGTTCTTGATG AAATCAGGAacacaatgatcaatgatttgaagGTCATCAATGATAAGGCAGACTGGGGCATGTTCATTGATTCATGCTTCACTCACTGCCAAACGCTCTTTCGCGTCTCTTGGAGTTCACCAACATCCCCACGGCTGGGAAATAAG AATATTGCAAAGGTTGTTGGAGATTGGTACTTTGGAAGGAGCCAAGGAGTGAAAGAGATTGACTGCGAGTATCCGTGCAATCCAACGTGCAATAGTCTACCGCCACCATGa
- the LOC119279004 gene encoding pectin acetylesterase 5-like isoform X1 produces the protein MAPSNLPAALLLLLLLASSGPLRPTLSGAAPLEPVEVSLVAGAQEKGAVCLDGTPPGYHLQRGSGDGSGSWLVHLEGGGWCSTLKDCSGRRMSVLGSSKFMKPLQFAGHGIFDSDEIYNPDFYNWNKVYVRYCDGASFAGDAEGQAQFTSEGYASMKQLLANSWKKDSPMLHRSYFTYQSSQNTKNHFDKNILRDKGCSAGGLATILHCDDFSARFPQQVSVKCFADAGFFLDVRKDISGERSFWSFYNRVVQLQNVRQVLHKDCLANKDPTECFFPTELIKSIRTPMFILNSAYDSWQIQNVLLPTSSSPEKTWLSCKDNIRNCNSTQIKVLDEIRNTMINDLKVINDKADWGMFIDSCFTHCQTLFRVSWSSPTSPRLGNKNIAKVVGDWYFGRSQGVKEIDCEYPCNPTCNSLPPP, from the exons ATGGCGCCAAGCAACTTACCAGCGgccctgctcctgctcctgctgctGGCCTCTTCCGGCCCTCTCCGTCCTACGCTATCCGGCGCAGCGCCTCTGGAGCCCGTCGAGGTCAGCCTCGTCGCCGGCGCACAGGAAAAGGGAGCAGTCTGCTTGGACGGGACCCCGCCGGGGTACCACCTGCAGAGAGGCTCCGGTGATGGATCCGGCAGCTGGCTCGTCCATCTAGAG GGAGGAGGCTGGTGCAGCACACTCAAGGATTGTTCTGGTCGCAGAATGTCTGTTCTTGGTTCATCAAAATTCATGAAACCACTACAGTTCGCCGGTCATGGGATTTTTGACAGTGACGAGATATATAATCCTG ATTTCTACAACTGGAACAAAGTCTATGTGCGGTATTGCGATGGGGCGTCATTTGCTGGGGATGCTGAAGGTCAAGCGCAG TTTACTTCAGAGGGTTACGCATCTATGAAGCAGTTATTGGCGAACTCATGGAAAAAGGACTCGCCAATGCTACACAGGTCGTACTTCACTTACCAAAGTTCACAGAATACCAAGAACCATTTTGACAAAAATATTCTGCGTGACAAGG GTTGTTCTGCCGGAGGTCTAGCGACGATACTGCATTGCGATGATTTTAGTGCACGGTTTCCGCAGCAGGTTTCAGTTAAATGCTTTGCGGATGCTGGGTTTTTTCTTGACGT CAGAAAGGATATATCTGGAGAAAGGTCCTTTTGGTCTTTCTATAACCGAGTTGTACAGCTCCAG AATGTTAGACAAGTGTTGCACAAGGACTGCCTTGCCAACAAGGACCCAACCGAG TGTTTCTTCCCCACAGAGCTTATTAAGAGCATCCGCACCCCCATGTTTATTCTCAACTCTGCGTACGATTCATGGCAG ATACAGAATGTTCTCCTACCGACTTCATCTTCCCCTGAAAAGACATGGTTGAGTTGCAAGGACAATATCAGAAACTGCAATTCAACCCAAATTAAAGTTCTTGATG AAATCAGGAacacaatgatcaatgatttgaagGTCATCAATGATAAGGCAGACTGGGGCATGTTCATTGATTCATGCTTCACTCACTGCCAAACGCTCTTTCGCGTCTCTTGGAGTTCACCAACATCCCCACGGCTGGGAAATAAG AATATTGCAAAGGTTGTTGGAGATTGGTACTTTGGAAGGAGCCAAGGAGTGAAAGAGATTGACTGCGAGTATCCGTGCAATCCAACGTGCAATAGTCTACCGCCACCATGa
- the LOC119279004 gene encoding pectin acetylesterase 5-like isoform X3, whose protein sequence is MAPSNLPAALLLLLLLASSGPLRPTLSGAAPLEPVEVSLVAGAQEKGAVCLDGTPPGYHLQRGSGDGSGSWLVHLEGGGWCSTLKDCSGRRMSVLGSSKFMKPLQFAGHGIFDSDEIYNPDFYNWNKVYVRYCDGASFAGDAEGQAQFTSEGYASMKQLLANSWKKDSPMLHRSYFTYQSSQNTKNHFDKNILRDKGCSAGGLATILHCDDFSARFPQQVSVKCFADAGFFLDVRKDISGERSFWSFYNRVVQLQTSVAQGLPCQQGPNRELIKSIRTPMFILNSAYDSWQIQNVLLPTSSSPEKTWLSCKDNIRNCNSTQIKVLDEIRNTMINDLKVINDKADWGMFIDSCFTHCQTLFRVSWSSPTSPRLGNKNIAKVVGDWYFGRSQGVKEIDCEYPCNPTCNSLPPP, encoded by the exons ATGGCGCCAAGCAACTTACCAGCGgccctgctcctgctcctgctgctGGCCTCTTCCGGCCCTCTCCGTCCTACGCTATCCGGCGCAGCGCCTCTGGAGCCCGTCGAGGTCAGCCTCGTCGCCGGCGCACAGGAAAAGGGAGCAGTCTGCTTGGACGGGACCCCGCCGGGGTACCACCTGCAGAGAGGCTCCGGTGATGGATCCGGCAGCTGGCTCGTCCATCTAGAG GGAGGAGGCTGGTGCAGCACACTCAAGGATTGTTCTGGTCGCAGAATGTCTGTTCTTGGTTCATCAAAATTCATGAAACCACTACAGTTCGCCGGTCATGGGATTTTTGACAGTGACGAGATATATAATCCTG ATTTCTACAACTGGAACAAAGTCTATGTGCGGTATTGCGATGGGGCGTCATTTGCTGGGGATGCTGAAGGTCAAGCGCAG TTTACTTCAGAGGGTTACGCATCTATGAAGCAGTTATTGGCGAACTCATGGAAAAAGGACTCGCCAATGCTACACAGGTCGTACTTCACTTACCAAAGTTCACAGAATACCAAGAACCATTTTGACAAAAATATTCTGCGTGACAAGG GTTGTTCTGCCGGAGGTCTAGCGACGATACTGCATTGCGATGATTTTAGTGCACGGTTTCCGCAGCAGGTTTCAGTTAAATGCTTTGCGGATGCTGGGTTTTTTCTTGACGT CAGAAAGGATATATCTGGAGAAAGGTCCTTTTGGTCTTTCTATAACCGAGTTGTACAGCTCCAG ACAAGTGTTGCACAAGGACTGCCTTGCCAACAAGGACCCAACCGAG AGCTTATTAAGAGCATCCGCACCCCCATGTTTATTCTCAACTCTGCGTACGATTCATGGCAG ATACAGAATGTTCTCCTACCGACTTCATCTTCCCCTGAAAAGACATGGTTGAGTTGCAAGGACAATATCAGAAACTGCAATTCAACCCAAATTAAAGTTCTTGATG AAATCAGGAacacaatgatcaatgatttgaagGTCATCAATGATAAGGCAGACTGGGGCATGTTCATTGATTCATGCTTCACTCACTGCCAAACGCTCTTTCGCGTCTCTTGGAGTTCACCAACATCCCCACGGCTGGGAAATAAG AATATTGCAAAGGTTGTTGGAGATTGGTACTTTGGAAGGAGCCAAGGAGTGAAAGAGATTGACTGCGAGTATCCGTGCAATCCAACGTGCAATAGTCTACCGCCACCATGa
- the LOC119279004 gene encoding pectin acetylesterase 5-like isoform X7, whose protein sequence is MAPSNLPAALLLLLLLASSGPLRPTLSGAAPLEPVEVSLVAGAQEKGAVCLDGTPPGYHLQRGSGDGSGSWLVHLEGGGWCSTLKDCSGRRMSVLGSSKFMKPLQFAGHGIFDSDEIYNPDFYNWNKVYVRYCDGASFAGDAEGQAQFTSEGYASMKQLLANSWKKDSPMLHRFQVLFTGCSAGGLATILHCDDFSARFPQQVSVKCFADAGFFLDVRKDISGERSFWSFYNRVVQLQNVRQVLHKDCLANKDPTECFFPTELIKSIRTPMFILNSAYDSWQIQNVLLPTSSSPEKTWLSCKDNIRNCNSTQIKVLDEIRNTMINDLKVINDKADWGMFIDSCFTHCQTLFRVSWSSPTSPRLGNKNIAKVVGDWYFGRSQGVKEIDCEYPCNPTCNSLPPP, encoded by the exons ATGGCGCCAAGCAACTTACCAGCGgccctgctcctgctcctgctgctGGCCTCTTCCGGCCCTCTCCGTCCTACGCTATCCGGCGCAGCGCCTCTGGAGCCCGTCGAGGTCAGCCTCGTCGCCGGCGCACAGGAAAAGGGAGCAGTCTGCTTGGACGGGACCCCGCCGGGGTACCACCTGCAGAGAGGCTCCGGTGATGGATCCGGCAGCTGGCTCGTCCATCTAGAG GGAGGAGGCTGGTGCAGCACACTCAAGGATTGTTCTGGTCGCAGAATGTCTGTTCTTGGTTCATCAAAATTCATGAAACCACTACAGTTCGCCGGTCATGGGATTTTTGACAGTGACGAGATATATAATCCTG ATTTCTACAACTGGAACAAAGTCTATGTGCGGTATTGCGATGGGGCGTCATTTGCTGGGGATGCTGAAGGTCAAGCGCAG TTTACTTCAGAGGGTTACGCATCTATGAAGCAGTTATTGGCGAACTCATGGAAAAAGGACTCGCCAATGCTACACAG ATTTCAGGTGCTCTTTACAGGTTGTTCTGCCGGAGGTCTAGCGACGATACTGCATTGCGATGATTTTAGTGCACGGTTTCCGCAGCAGGTTTCAGTTAAATGCTTTGCGGATGCTGGGTTTTTTCTTGACGT CAGAAAGGATATATCTGGAGAAAGGTCCTTTTGGTCTTTCTATAACCGAGTTGTACAGCTCCAG AATGTTAGACAAGTGTTGCACAAGGACTGCCTTGCCAACAAGGACCCAACCGAG TGTTTCTTCCCCACAGAGCTTATTAAGAGCATCCGCACCCCCATGTTTATTCTCAACTCTGCGTACGATTCATGGCAG ATACAGAATGTTCTCCTACCGACTTCATCTTCCCCTGAAAAGACATGGTTGAGTTGCAAGGACAATATCAGAAACTGCAATTCAACCCAAATTAAAGTTCTTGATG AAATCAGGAacacaatgatcaatgatttgaagGTCATCAATGATAAGGCAGACTGGGGCATGTTCATTGATTCATGCTTCACTCACTGCCAAACGCTCTTTCGCGTCTCTTGGAGTTCACCAACATCCCCACGGCTGGGAAATAAG AATATTGCAAAGGTTGTTGGAGATTGGTACTTTGGAAGGAGCCAAGGAGTGAAAGAGATTGACTGCGAGTATCCGTGCAATCCAACGTGCAATAGTCTACCGCCACCATGa
- the LOC119279004 gene encoding pectin acetylesterase 5-like isoform X6, with protein sequence MAPSNLPAALLLLLLLASSGPLRPTLSGAAPLEPVEVSLVAGAQEKGAVCLDGTPPGYHLQRGSGDGSGSWLVHLEGGGWCSTLKDCSGRRMSVLGSSKFMKPLQFAGHGIFDSDEIYNPDFYNWNKVYVRYCDGASFAGDAEGQAQDGTTVYFRGLRIYEAVIGELMEKGLANATQVLFTGCSAGGLATILHCDDFSARFPQQVSVKCFADAGFFLDVKDISGERSFWSFYNRVVQLQNVRQVLHKDCLANKDPTECFFPTELIKSIRTPMFILNSAYDSWQIQNVLLPTSSSPEKTWLSCKDNIRNCNSTQIKVLDEIRNTMINDLKVINDKADWGMFIDSCFTHCQTLFRVSWSSPTSPRLGNKNIAKVVGDWYFGRSQGVKEIDCEYPCNPTCNSLPPP encoded by the exons ATGGCGCCAAGCAACTTACCAGCGgccctgctcctgctcctgctgctGGCCTCTTCCGGCCCTCTCCGTCCTACGCTATCCGGCGCAGCGCCTCTGGAGCCCGTCGAGGTCAGCCTCGTCGCCGGCGCACAGGAAAAGGGAGCAGTCTGCTTGGACGGGACCCCGCCGGGGTACCACCTGCAGAGAGGCTCCGGTGATGGATCCGGCAGCTGGCTCGTCCATCTAGAG GGAGGAGGCTGGTGCAGCACACTCAAGGATTGTTCTGGTCGCAGAATGTCTGTTCTTGGTTCATCAAAATTCATGAAACCACTACAGTTCGCCGGTCATGGGATTTTTGACAGTGACGAGATATATAATCCTG ATTTCTACAACTGGAACAAAGTCTATGTGCGGTATTGCGATGGGGCGTCATTTGCTGGGGATGCTGAAGGTCAAGCGCAG GATGGAACCACAGTTTACTTCAGAGGGTTACGCATCTATGAAGCAGTTATTGGCGAACTCATGGAAAAAGGACTCGCCAATGCTACACAG GTGCTCTTTACAGGTTGTTCTGCCGGAGGTCTAGCGACGATACTGCATTGCGATGATTTTAGTGCACGGTTTCCGCAGCAGGTTTCAGTTAAATGCTTTGCGGATGCTGGGTTTTTTCTTGACGT AAAGGATATATCTGGAGAAAGGTCCTTTTGGTCTTTCTATAACCGAGTTGTACAGCTCCAG AATGTTAGACAAGTGTTGCACAAGGACTGCCTTGCCAACAAGGACCCAACCGAG TGTTTCTTCCCCACAGAGCTTATTAAGAGCATCCGCACCCCCATGTTTATTCTCAACTCTGCGTACGATTCATGGCAG ATACAGAATGTTCTCCTACCGACTTCATCTTCCCCTGAAAAGACATGGTTGAGTTGCAAGGACAATATCAGAAACTGCAATTCAACCCAAATTAAAGTTCTTGATG AAATCAGGAacacaatgatcaatgatttgaagGTCATCAATGATAAGGCAGACTGGGGCATGTTCATTGATTCATGCTTCACTCACTGCCAAACGCTCTTTCGCGTCTCTTGGAGTTCACCAACATCCCCACGGCTGGGAAATAAG AATATTGCAAAGGTTGTTGGAGATTGGTACTTTGGAAGGAGCCAAGGAGTGAAAGAGATTGACTGCGAGTATCCGTGCAATCCAACGTGCAATAGTCTACCGCCACCATGa
- the LOC119279004 gene encoding pectin acetylesterase 5-like isoform X2, whose translation MAPSNLPAALLLLLLLASSGPLRPTLSGAAPLEPVEVSLVAGAQEKGAVCLDGTPPGYHLQRGSGDGSGSWLVHLEGGGWCSTLKDCSGRRMSVLGSSKFMKPLQFAGHGIFDSDEIYNPDFYNWNKVYVRYCDGASFAGDAEGQAQFTSEGYASMKQLLANSWKKDSPMLHRSYFTYQSSQNTKNHFDKNILRDKGCSAGGLATILHCDDFSARFPQQVSVKCFADAGFFLDVKDISGERSFWSFYNRVVQLQNVRQVLHKDCLANKDPTECFFPTELIKSIRTPMFILNSAYDSWQIQNVLLPTSSSPEKTWLSCKDNIRNCNSTQIKVLDEIRNTMINDLKVINDKADWGMFIDSCFTHCQTLFRVSWSSPTSPRLGNKNIAKVVGDWYFGRSQGVKEIDCEYPCNPTCNSLPPP comes from the exons ATGGCGCCAAGCAACTTACCAGCGgccctgctcctgctcctgctgctGGCCTCTTCCGGCCCTCTCCGTCCTACGCTATCCGGCGCAGCGCCTCTGGAGCCCGTCGAGGTCAGCCTCGTCGCCGGCGCACAGGAAAAGGGAGCAGTCTGCTTGGACGGGACCCCGCCGGGGTACCACCTGCAGAGAGGCTCCGGTGATGGATCCGGCAGCTGGCTCGTCCATCTAGAG GGAGGAGGCTGGTGCAGCACACTCAAGGATTGTTCTGGTCGCAGAATGTCTGTTCTTGGTTCATCAAAATTCATGAAACCACTACAGTTCGCCGGTCATGGGATTTTTGACAGTGACGAGATATATAATCCTG ATTTCTACAACTGGAACAAAGTCTATGTGCGGTATTGCGATGGGGCGTCATTTGCTGGGGATGCTGAAGGTCAAGCGCAG TTTACTTCAGAGGGTTACGCATCTATGAAGCAGTTATTGGCGAACTCATGGAAAAAGGACTCGCCAATGCTACACAGGTCGTACTTCACTTACCAAAGTTCACAGAATACCAAGAACCATTTTGACAAAAATATTCTGCGTGACAAGG GTTGTTCTGCCGGAGGTCTAGCGACGATACTGCATTGCGATGATTTTAGTGCACGGTTTCCGCAGCAGGTTTCAGTTAAATGCTTTGCGGATGCTGGGTTTTTTCTTGACGT AAAGGATATATCTGGAGAAAGGTCCTTTTGGTCTTTCTATAACCGAGTTGTACAGCTCCAG AATGTTAGACAAGTGTTGCACAAGGACTGCCTTGCCAACAAGGACCCAACCGAG TGTTTCTTCCCCACAGAGCTTATTAAGAGCATCCGCACCCCCATGTTTATTCTCAACTCTGCGTACGATTCATGGCAG ATACAGAATGTTCTCCTACCGACTTCATCTTCCCCTGAAAAGACATGGTTGAGTTGCAAGGACAATATCAGAAACTGCAATTCAACCCAAATTAAAGTTCTTGATG AAATCAGGAacacaatgatcaatgatttgaagGTCATCAATGATAAGGCAGACTGGGGCATGTTCATTGATTCATGCTTCACTCACTGCCAAACGCTCTTTCGCGTCTCTTGGAGTTCACCAACATCCCCACGGCTGGGAAATAAG AATATTGCAAAGGTTGTTGGAGATTGGTACTTTGGAAGGAGCCAAGGAGTGAAAGAGATTGACTGCGAGTATCCGTGCAATCCAACGTGCAATAGTCTACCGCCACCATGa